In one window of Anaerolineae bacterium DNA:
- a CDS encoding fused MFS/spermidine synthase: MSSTNTSPTPPGVSASASSVSSLPACLWQPNLIVFISSACIMILELVAGRIVAPYVGVSLYTWTTIIGIVLAGISLGNYGGGRLADRWASLPFLGGIFLVAGLSCFGVLLADQWSDLLLGQSIIINILVLTTVLFFLPCVILGTVSPIVAKLAVRDLSKTGSVVGKIYAFGALGSIVGTFATGFVLISWFGTYPIVWGVAVLLLVMGLLLGWGNRWRLFLIALLMIAAGSALLFNQGGVGSPCTRETNYFCIKVQEEKRDNETVRVLILDRLVHSYTSLDNPTKLVYSYEKMYAEITAYQAQHHTPLRALFIGGGGYTFPRYMEALYPDSRLDVIEIDPGVTQIAHDLLGLSRETNIVTYNQDARLFLAKKPTPTYYLIMGDAFNDFSVPYHLTTQEFNQNVRGWLADGGLYVVNIIDGVQGNFLRAYTHTLRQTFAYVYLAPTLRAWRESPRCTYVLIAGDTPLNLATLKNIDAGDGEALLARQMLAAPELEAVLNAGRVVKLTDEYAPVDQLLAPVVRGEEN; the protein is encoded by the coding sequence TTGAGTTCCACCAACACTTCTCCAACTCCCCCAGGCGTTTCTGCCTCAGCCTCAAGTGTTTCATCTCTGCCAGCCTGTCTCTGGCAGCCAAACCTGATTGTTTTTATTTCTAGCGCCTGCATTATGATTCTGGAACTGGTGGCCGGCCGGATTGTGGCCCCCTACGTGGGAGTGTCGTTATACACCTGGACCACCATTATTGGCATTGTGCTGGCCGGTATCAGCCTGGGAAACTACGGCGGCGGGCGACTGGCCGACCGTTGGGCCTCTCTGCCCTTTTTGGGCGGTATTTTCCTTGTGGCCGGTCTTTCTTGTTTTGGCGTTCTTCTGGCCGATCAATGGAGTGATCTCCTGCTGGGCCAATCCATCATCATTAATATCCTGGTGCTGACCACCGTGTTGTTCTTTCTGCCCTGTGTCATTTTGGGAACGGTGTCGCCCATTGTGGCCAAACTGGCCGTGCGAGACCTGTCTAAAACCGGCAGCGTGGTGGGCAAAATTTACGCATTCGGCGCGCTGGGCAGTATTGTGGGCACGTTTGCCACCGGTTTTGTGCTCATCTCCTGGTTTGGCACCTACCCCATTGTGTGGGGCGTGGCCGTGCTGCTTTTGGTGATGGGTTTACTTTTGGGTTGGGGAAACCGCTGGCGACTCTTCCTCATCGCCCTGCTCATGATTGCGGCTGGATCGGCGCTGCTCTTTAACCAGGGGGGGGTGGGCAGCCCCTGCACTCGCGAAACCAATTACTTTTGTATCAAAGTACAAGAAGAAAAACGAGACAATGAGACCGTGCGGGTGTTGATTTTAGACCGGCTGGTGCATAGTTACACCTCTTTGGATAACCCCACCAAACTGGTTTACAGCTACGAGAAAATGTACGCCGAGATCACGGCCTACCAGGCCCAACACCATACGCCGTTGCGCGCCCTTTTTATTGGCGGGGGCGGCTACACCTTCCCCCGTTATATGGAGGCCCTTTATCCTGATAGCCGGCTTGACGTGATTGAGATTGATCCCGGCGTCACCCAAATTGCGCATGATTTGCTGGGTTTGAGCCGGGAGACGAACATTGTCACCTACAACCAGGACGCGCGTTTGTTCTTGGCCAAAAAACCCACCCCAACCTACTACCTCATTATGGGCGATGCCTTTAACGACTTTTCCGTGCCCTATCACCTCACCACCCAGGAGTTCAACCAGAATGTCCGGGGCTGGCTGGCCGACGGCGGCCTGTACGTGGTCAACATTATTGACGGGGTGCAGGGCAATTTTTTGCGGGCTTACACCCACACCTTGCGGCAAACCTTTGCCTACGTTTACCTGGCCCCCACGCTGCGCGCGTGGCGCGAATCGCCGCGTTGTACCTACGTGTTAATTGCCGGTGACACCCCCTTGAACCTGGCTACCCTGAAAAACATTGACGCGGGCGATGGCGAAGCCCTGTTGGCCCGCCAAATGCTCGCCGCCCCAGAACTTGAAGCTGTGCTGAACGCCGGGCGCGTGGTCAAACTCACCGACGAATACGCGCCGGTGGACCAACTGCTGGCCCCGGTGGTGCGAGGCGAAGAAAACTAA
- a CDS encoding aminotransferase class I/II-fold pyridoxal phosphate-dependent enzyme: MRSFISNRVQQVPPSGIRRFFDIAATMDDVISLGIGEPDFVTPEAIIEAGIASLRAGHTHYTSNNGTIELRAAISKHLQKLYGVEYDPALELLITIGVSEAMYLALTAILNPGDEVIVPQPCFVSYAAEVSLAGGMPVPIATRVENNFQVTAEEVESAITRHTKALLIGYPNNPTGAVLERPTLEAIARVAQAHDILVISDEIYDRLVYNIEHVCFASLPEMWERTILLGGFSKAYAMTGWRLGYVAAPPEILGAMKKIHQYTVMSAPTMAQDAAMVALEQGEEAIEEMRQRYDRRRRLIVDGLNSIGLKCFEPRGAFYAFPSVRGSGMDDAEFAERLLDEERVAVIPGRAFGIGGAGYVRCSYATSYEKIEKALERMANFVRKFG, encoded by the coding sequence ATGCGCTCATTCATTTCAAATCGCGTCCAACAAGTTCCCCCCTCCGGTATCCGCCGCTTTTTTGATATTGCGGCCACCATGGACGACGTGATTTCATTGGGCATTGGCGAGCCGGATTTTGTGACGCCTGAAGCCATTATTGAAGCTGGCATTGCCTCGCTGCGGGCGGGACACACGCACTATACTTCCAATAACGGCACTATTGAACTACGCGCCGCCATCTCAAAACATTTGCAAAAACTTTACGGCGTTGAATACGACCCCGCCCTGGAATTACTCATTACCATTGGCGTATCCGAAGCCATGTACCTGGCCCTCACCGCCATTCTCAATCCCGGCGATGAAGTGATTGTGCCCCAACCCTGTTTTGTGTCTTATGCCGCCGAGGTAAGTTTGGCCGGGGGCATGCCGGTGCCTATTGCCACCCGCGTTGAAAATAATTTTCAGGTAACGGCGGAAGAAGTTGAATCCGCCATTACCCGCCATACTAAAGCTCTGCTCATTGGCTATCCCAATAATCCCACCGGCGCGGTGCTGGAACGGCCCACCCTGGAGGCCATTGCTCGCGTGGCCCAGGCGCACGACATTTTGGTTATTTCTGATGAAATCTACGACCGGCTGGTGTACAACATTGAGCATGTCTGTTTTGCCTCGCTGCCGGAAATGTGGGAACGCACCATTTTGCTGGGCGGTTTTTCCAAGGCCTATGCCATGACCGGCTGGCGACTGGGCTACGTTGCCGCCCCCCCCGAAATTTTAGGCGCGATGAAAAAAATCCACCAGTACACCGTAATGTCCGCGCCCACCATGGCCCAGGATGCAGCCATGGTGGCCCTGGAACAGGGCGAAGAAGCAATTGAAGAAATGCGCCAGCGTTACGACCGCCGCCGCCGTTTGATTGTGGACGGCCTCAACAGCATTGGCCTGAAATGTTTTGAGCCGCGCGGCGCGTTTTACGCTTTTCCCTCGGTGCGCGGCTCCGGCATGGACGACGCCGAATTTGCCGAACGGCTGCTGGACGAAGAGCGCGTGGCCGTAATCCCGGGCCGGGCTTTTGGCATTGGCGGGGCGGGTTACGTGCGTTGTTCTTACGCCACCTCTTACGAGAAGATTGAAAAGGCCCTGGAGCGGATGGCCAATTTTGTCCGCAAGTTTGGGTAG
- a CDS encoding NTP transferase domain-containing protein, protein MNVIIPLAGFGTRLRPHTYTRPKPLINVAGKPVLGHILDKLQDLAIDEIVFVVGYLGNQVQAYVDEYYDFKTHYVEQKELLGQAHAIYLAKDLLEGPTIILFVDTLFEANLSRLSSETGDGVIYVKEVPDPRRFGVTLVNEAGHITRLIEKPSSMKDNLAVIGLYYVKEIQRLMAAIKTLMDKNMQTKGEFYLADALQLMIDDGAVLKPEPVQVWLDCGKPETVLETNRYLLEHNMDNSREVTSLNSIILPPVHIDPSVKIKNSIIGPYVTVAAKCEIEDSIIRDSIVDEETYIKDAMLQESLIGRKVDLIGRYRQLNLGDSAQISFL, encoded by the coding sequence ATGAACGTCATCATCCCCCTGGCCGGGTTTGGCACTCGCCTGCGCCCGCATACTTATACCCGGCCCAAACCTCTGATCAACGTGGCCGGCAAACCGGTGCTGGGCCATATCCTGGATAAGCTCCAGGATTTGGCCATTGACGAGATTGTTTTTGTGGTGGGCTACCTGGGCAACCAGGTTCAGGCTTATGTGGATGAATATTATGATTTCAAAACCCACTATGTTGAACAAAAGGAGCTATTAGGCCAGGCGCATGCCATCTACCTGGCCAAAGATTTGCTTGAAGGGCCAACGATTATCCTGTTTGTGGACACCCTGTTTGAGGCGAATTTGAGCCGCCTGTCGAGTGAAACCGGCGACGGCGTCATTTACGTTAAAGAAGTGCCCGATCCGCGCCGCTTTGGCGTAACGCTGGTCAACGAAGCCGGCCATATCACCCGCCTCATTGAAAAGCCCAGCAGTATGAAAGATAATCTGGCCGTGATAGGGCTTTATTATGTTAAAGAGATTCAACGGTTGATGGCGGCCATTAAAACACTGATGGACAAAAATATGCAAACCAAAGGCGAGTTTTACCTGGCCGATGCCTTACAACTGATGATTGACGACGGGGCAGTGCTAAAACCCGAACCGGTCCAGGTATGGCTGGATTGCGGCAAACCGGAAACCGTGTTAGAAACAAATCGTTACTTGTTGGAACACAATATGGATAACAGCCGCGAGGTAACCAGTCTCAACTCGATCATTTTGCCGCCGGTGCATATTGACCCGTCGGTCAAAATAAAAAATTCTATCATTGGCCCCTACGTGACCGTTGCGGCCAAATGCGAAATTGAAGATAGCATTATCCGCGATTCGATTGTGGATGAAGAAACCTACATCAAAGACGCGATGCTCCAGGAGTCGCTCATTGGCCGCAAGGTTGACCTGATTGGCCGTTATCGCCAGCTAAATCTGGGCGACTCGGCGCAAATCAGTTTTTTATAA
- a CDS encoding toll/interleukin-1 receptor domain-containing protein translates to MADNDVFISYRRKDSEFVQQLHQELTKRGLSAWFDRESIEVADHWRTSIAEGIRDCKVFVLVLSPDAVESVNIRKEVDLAESHGKRIIPLLWRQTEIPVAFEYALAGIQWIDFKETASPENFDQLADVIKRLIGGATMDEAAKGKEVATESPIPPLPQAETVTPAPGKLIGLKKKPTVSPMALGGAIISSVVTTFGLDVETQDLVNKELKWLFSASDLFLKIRRGEAARTQAVSTPIPETAQQTNATNQLPSTLDDFDLQIWEGQIESGFKRIDTYLKNLKILLDQEAFKGEAGKADVYLQNQIKASRVEIVKILQEMAQLMNQAYGILITSPNELYDFLK, encoded by the coding sequence ATGGCAGACAATGATGTTTTTATCAGTTATCGCCGTAAAGATTCCGAGTTTGTGCAACAGTTACACCAGGAGTTGACCAAGCGGGGCCTCTCGGCCTGGTTTGACCGGGAAAGTATTGAGGTGGCCGACCATTGGCGAACGTCCATTGCCGAGGGGATTCGGGATTGTAAAGTGTTTGTGCTGGTCTTATCGCCCGACGCGGTGGAATCGGTTAATATCCGCAAAGAGGTGGACCTGGCCGAAAGCCACGGCAAGCGTATTATTCCTTTGCTGTGGCGCCAAACCGAGATCCCCGTAGCCTTTGAATATGCCCTGGCCGGAATCCAATGGATTGATTTTAAAGAAACCGCCTCTCCGGAAAATTTTGACCAGTTGGCCGATGTGATTAAGCGACTCATCGGCGGGGCGACGATGGATGAGGCGGCCAAGGGCAAGGAAGTGGCCACAGAGTCCCCTATTCCGCCCCTTCCCCAGGCCGAAACGGTTACACCCGCCCCCGGCAAGTTGATTGGCCTGAAGAAAAAGCCTACGGTTAGCCCAATGGCGTTAGGCGGCGCGATTATTTCCAGTGTCGTCACTACCTTTGGCCTGGATGTAGAAACCCAGGATTTGGTCAACAAAGAGTTAAAATGGCTCTTCAGCGCCTCGGACCTCTTTCTCAAAATTCGGCGGGGCGAGGCTGCCCGCACCCAGGCTGTTTCGACGCCGATTCCAGAAACGGCGCAACAAACCAACGCCACCAATCAACTGCCAAGTACCCTTGATGATTTTGATCTGCAAATCTGGGAAGGGCAAATAGAGTCCGGCTTTAAGCGGATTGATACCTACCTTAAGAATTTGAAAATCCTGCTCGACCAGGAAGCGTTCAAAGGGGAAGCGGGCAAAGCTGACGTGTATTTACAGAATCAAATTAAAGCGTCGCGGGTGGAGATTGTCAAGATTTTGCAAGAAATGGCCCAACTAATGAACCAGGCTTATGGTATCTTGATCACCAGTCCCAATGAACTGTATGATTTCCTAAAATAA
- the rpsO gene encoding 30S ribosomal protein S15 produces MSLSTEEKQEIIQEFQINEKDTGSSMVQIALLTTRINQLQEHLRVHKHDNNSRRGLLKLVGQRRRHQEYLKHKDPAQYQSVIERLGLRK; encoded by the coding sequence ATGTCTCTTTCAACAGAAGAAAAACAGGAAATAATCCAAGAATTTCAAATCAATGAAAAAGATACGGGGTCGTCTATGGTGCAAATTGCGCTGTTGACCACCCGCATTAATCAACTTCAGGAACACCTGCGGGTTCACAAACACGATAACAACTCTCGCCGGGGTTTGCTAAAGTTGGTGGGCCAACGCCGGCGCCATCAAGAATATCTCAAACATAAAGACCCCGCTCAATACCAATCCGTCATCGAGCGACTCGGCCTGCGTAAATAA